Below is a genomic region from Sphingomonas sp. KR3-1.
CGCGACGCCTTTTCGGAGCTGATGCTCGAGCCGGGCTGCCTCGAGGCCTATCCCGAGGCCAAGACGATCAAGGCCGGCGCCGATCCCGCCAAGTTCCAGGACGCCTGCCTGCGCATCCGCGACGACGGCCCCTATGTCGACAAGGGCGAGAACGATAACCTCATCGTCCAGGGCCTGAGCCAGAACCCCAATGCGCTGGGGATCTTCGGCTATTCCTATCTCGAGGAGAATATCGACCGGCTGCACGGCACGCCGATCGAAGGCATCGAGCCGACCAACAACGACATCGTCACCGGCAAATATCCGGGCGGCCGCCCGCTGTTCATCTATGTGAAGAAGCGCCACATCAAGGCGGTGCGCGGGATGCAGGATTTCCTGACGCTCTATTCGACGATGTGGAAGCCCAAAGGCGAGCTGACCAAGCGCGGGCTGATCGCGGCGCCGAGCGAGGTGCAGGACAAGTCGGCGGAGATCATCGACAAGGGGATTGCGCTCGATCCCGCCCAGTTGCACTGAACGAGGACATCATCTCCCATTCTTGCGAATCCCGACTTGAGTTGACGTCCTGGTGAATGTCTTCGCGCTCCTGTTCGTCGTGGCCGGCCTTGGCCTGATCGGCTGGCTGACGGCGCGCGCCCGCGCCGTGCGGTTCGACCGCGGCGGACAGAAGCGCCTCCACTCGCTGCCCTCGCAGCACGGCTGGTACGTCGCGATGTGGACGATGCTGCCGGCGCTGCTGTTCATCGCGGTGTGGAGTTCGCTGAGCCCGGCGCTGATCAAGGAACAGGTGCTCAAGGCGCCGGCTGCGGCGCAACTCTCGGACTTCGCCTTCGAGCGCGACACGGTCCTTGGCGAGGCGCGCGACGTGGCGCTCGGCCGGGCGGACTCGACCTTCGACCCCACCGCCGAGGCGCTGGTCGATCCGATGCGCGACGCGATCCGCTTCTATGGCTGGACCGGCACGGGCATCGCGATCCTGCTCGCCTTTGCCGGCGGCGCCTTCGCCTTCACCCGGATCAGCCCCGCCTTCCGGGCGCGGACGCGGGTCGAGCGCGGGCTGATGCTGATCCTGCTGATCGCCTCGCTGATCGCGATCCTGACGACGCTCGGCATCTTCCTGTCGCTGTTCTGGGAATCGATGCGCTTCTTCGCGGTGGTGCCGCCGCAGGACTTCCTGTTCGGCACGCATTGGAGCCCGCAGCTGATCGACCCGGCGAGCCCGGGCAAGTCGCTGGGCGCGGTGCCGCTGTTCTGGGGGACCTTCTTCATCGGCGCGGTGATCGCGATGCTGGTCGCGATCCCGTTCGGGCTGATGAGCGCGATCTACCTGACCCAGTACGCCGCGCCGCGCGTGCGCCGCTGGATGAAGCCGATGCTCGAGATCCTCGCCGGCGTGCCGACCGTGGTCTATGGCTATTTCGCCGCGCTGACCGTGGCGCCGGCGGTGCGCGACTTCGCGGTGATGCTCGGCATGCCCTTCGCCTCGGCCGAGAGCGCGCTGGCGGCGGGGCTGGTGATGGGGGTGATGATCATCCCGTTCGTCTCCTCGCTCGCCGACGACTCCATCGCCGCGGTGCCCGATGCGATGCGCGACGGCAGCCTGGCGATGGGCGCGACCAATTCGGAGACGATCTCGCGCGTGCTGCTGCCCGCGGCGCTGCCGGGCGTGGTGGCGGGCGTGCTGCTCGCCGTCTCCAGAGCGATCGGCGAGACGATGATCGTGGTGATGGCCGCCAGCGGCGCCGCCAACATCACGCTCAACCCGTTCGAGAGCGCCACGACGGTGACCAAGCAGATCGTCGACCTGCTGACCGGCGAGAGCGAGTTCGACAGCCCCAAGACGCTGGCCGCCTTCGCGCTGGGCCTGACGCTGTTCGTGATCACCCTGCTGCTCAACATCGTCGCGCTGCGCGTCGTCAAGCGGTACCGCGAAGCCTATGAATAAGCCCGCCGCCTCGCCCGCGCCCGAGCGCGCACCGACCGACTGGAAGGCCGCGGCGATGCAGAAGCGCATCCGCCGCCGCTATGCGGCCGAGCGGCGCTTCAAGCTGTTCGGGATGCTCGCGGTGATCCTTTCCGCCGCGTTCCTTGCCTTCCTGATCTTCACCATGGTGGCGAACGGCGCGCGGGGCTTCGTGCGCAGCGAAGTGGCACTGACCTTCGACTTCCCCAAGCTGGGGATGGCGATCGACCGCGCGCACCTGTCGACGCCGGGCGCCGACCTGGCGCTGTCGGGCGCCGGACTGCAGGACAAGGTCGAGACCGCGGCGCTGGGCACCGGCGACACCTCGCTCGCCGCGAACAGCGCCTGGATCACGGTGCGCGAGCGGATCAAGGCGCATCCCGCGATCCTCGACGGCCCGGCGACGATCTGGGTGCCCGCCTCGACCGCGATCGAGATGGGCGCGCGCGGCCAGGGCGCCGGCAAGGCCGACGCCGAGCGCCTCCGCCAGGCCGGACGGCTGCGCAGCGGCTTCAACTGGGGCTTCTTCAGCGAGAGCAACTCGAACGATCCGGTCGCGGTGGGCATCTGGGGCGCGCTCAAGGGCTCGCTGCTGACCATGCTGGTCACCTTCCTGATCGCCTTCCCGGTAGGCGTGCTCTCGGCGATCTACCTCGAGGAATATGCGCCGAAGAACCGCTGGACCGACCTGATCGAGGTGTCGATCAACAACCTGGCGGCGGTGCCGTCGATCATCTTCGGCCTGCTCGGGCTCGCGGTGTTCCTCGGCACCTGGCAGATCGGCGGGCACACCTTTGGCCCGCTCTTCCCGCGTTCGGCGGCGGTGGTCGGCGGGCTGACGCTCGCGCTGATGATCATGCCCGTCATCGTCATCGCCAGCCGCAACGCGATAAAGGGCGTGCCGCCCTCGATCCGCGACGCCGCGCTCGGCATCGGCGCGAGCCGGATCCAGGTGGTGTTCCACCACGTCCTGCCGCTCGCCATGCCCGGCATCCTGACCGGCACGATCATCGGCATGGCGCGCGCCCTCGGCGAGACCGCGCCGCTGCTGCTGATCGGCATGCGCGCGTTCATCGTCAATCCGCCGCACGGCTTCACCGATCCAGCCACCGTGCTGCCGGTCCAGATCTTCCTGTGGTCCGACGAAGTCAGCCGCGGGTTCGTCGAGAAGACCAGTGCGGCGATCATCGTGCTGCTGGTGTTCCTGCTCGCCATGAACGGGCTCGCCATCTATCTTCGCAACAAGTTCGAGACCCGCTGGTAATGACCGACGCCTCCCCTTCCCCGCTCGGCGCGCACAAGATGTCCGCACGCGGCGTCAGCGTGTCCTATGGCGACAAGCAGGCGATCCGCGACGTCTCGATCGACGTCGACATGGATCATGTGACCGCGTTCATCGGCCCGTCGGGCTGCGGCAAGTCGACCTTCCTGCGCACGCTCAACCGGATGAACGACACCATTCCGAGCGCGCGGGTGATCGGCGACATCACGCTCGACGGCGAGGACATCTATTCGCAGGCGATGGACGTGGTGCAGCTGCGCGCCCGCGTCGGCATGGTGTTCCAGAAGCCGAACCCCTTCCCCAAGTCGATCTACGAGAATGTCGCCTATGGCCCGCGCATCCACGGCCTGGCCGCCTCCAAGGGCGCGCTGGACGGGATCGTCGAGCAGTCGCTGAAGCGCGCCGGCCTGTGGGACGAAGTGAAGGACCGGCTGAGCGACAGCGGCACGGCGCTTTCCGGCGGCCAGCAGCAGCGCCTCTGCATCGCGCGGGCCATTGCGGTCGATCCCGAAGTGATCCTGATGGACGAGCCCTGCTCGGCGCTCGATCCGATCGCCACCGCCAAGATCGAGGAGCTGATCCACGAGCTGCGCGGCAAATATGCGATCGT
It encodes:
- a CDS encoding substrate-binding domain-containing protein, which encodes MALSACDGGTTRPIRAVGSSTVFPFTTAVAEAFVNQDKRRAAPVIESIGSGAGFRAFCEGVGSQFPDIANASRRMKRTEYDTCQKNNVGEIMEVEIGLDGVVLAESNKGPRLKLTRKDLYLALAANPMGKPNTAKTWHDVNPSLPNIPIYVMGPPSTSGTRDAFSELMLEPGCLEAYPEAKTIKAGADPAKFQDACLRIRDDGPYVDKGENDNLIVQGLSQNPNALGIFGYSYLEENIDRLHGTPIEGIEPTNNDIVTGKYPGGRPLFIYVKKRHIKAVRGMQDFLTLYSTMWKPKGELTKRGLIAAPSEVQDKSAEIIDKGIALDPAQLH
- the pstA gene encoding phosphate ABC transporter permease PstA, whose translation is MNKPAASPAPERAPTDWKAAAMQKRIRRRYAAERRFKLFGMLAVILSAAFLAFLIFTMVANGARGFVRSEVALTFDFPKLGMAIDRAHLSTPGADLALSGAGLQDKVETAALGTGDTSLAANSAWITVRERIKAHPAILDGPATIWVPASTAIEMGARGQGAGKADAERLRQAGRLRSGFNWGFFSESNSNDPVAVGIWGALKGSLLTMLVTFLIAFPVGVLSAIYLEEYAPKNRWTDLIEVSINNLAAVPSIIFGLLGLAVFLGTWQIGGHTFGPLFPRSAAVVGGLTLALMIMPVIVIASRNAIKGVPPSIRDAALGIGASRIQVVFHHVLPLAMPGILTGTIIGMARALGETAPLLLIGMRAFIVNPPHGFTDPATVLPVQIFLWSDEVSRGFVEKTSAAIIVLLVFLLAMNGLAIYLRNKFETRW
- the pstB gene encoding phosphate ABC transporter ATP-binding protein PstB — protein: MTDASPSPLGAHKMSARGVSVSYGDKQAIRDVSIDVDMDHVTAFIGPSGCGKSTFLRTLNRMNDTIPSARVIGDITLDGEDIYSQAMDVVQLRARVGMVFQKPNPFPKSIYENVAYGPRIHGLAASKGALDGIVEQSLKRAGLWDEVKDRLSDSGTALSGGQQQRLCIARAIAVDPEVILMDEPCSALDPIATAKIEELIHELRGKYAIVIVTHNMQQAARVSQKTAFFHLGQLVEYGDTDNIFTAPRQERTKDYITGRYG
- the pstC gene encoding phosphate ABC transporter permease subunit PstC, coding for MNVFALLFVVAGLGLIGWLTARARAVRFDRGGQKRLHSLPSQHGWYVAMWTMLPALLFIAVWSSLSPALIKEQVLKAPAAAQLSDFAFERDTVLGEARDVALGRADSTFDPTAEALVDPMRDAIRFYGWTGTGIAILLAFAGGAFAFTRISPAFRARTRVERGLMLILLIASLIAILTTLGIFLSLFWESMRFFAVVPPQDFLFGTHWSPQLIDPASPGKSLGAVPLFWGTFFIGAVIAMLVAIPFGLMSAIYLTQYAAPRVRRWMKPMLEILAGVPTVVYGYFAALTVAPAVRDFAVMLGMPFASAESALAAGLVMGVMIIPFVSSLADDSIAAVPDAMRDGSLAMGATNSETISRVLLPAALPGVVAGVLLAVSRAIGETMIVVMAASGAANITLNPFESATTVTKQIVDLLTGESEFDSPKTLAAFALGLTLFVITLLLNIVALRVVKRYREAYE